One stretch of Armigeres subalbatus isolate Guangzhou_Male chromosome 2, GZ_Asu_2, whole genome shotgun sequence DNA includes these proteins:
- the LOC134215673 gene encoding fas-associated death domain protein-like: MASSLLLNRPQYEQTCKDYLNLKTIAGNSCACQPEIVKKFKIALMQEIVSVRKLEGAVTLEDLFLLLERRNLLSMLNVQLLIKLDHFIRDLDYSKHLAKYRSSLEGNYNWIKRFYLEDLRYRDRRTLLEKEIEQAKLGNPIVENTTLEPPTANPDPKSVQPPIDNIEPVSGNRFNQNRHTIFTLLSKEIGRNWNTFGRLLQLSDSRLEEIEFRHPRNVKAIVGEILETAEKEQREDGQDMFFRVLLQALVDFRRKDLKNKIEKLLR; this comes from the exons ATGGCATCGAGTTTACTTCTAAATCGCCCTCAGTACGAGCAAACGTGTAAAGACTACCTAAATCTAAAAACTATCGCTGGAAATAGCTGTGCATGTCAACCGGAAATAgtaaagaaattcaaaattgcTCTAATGCAGGAAATAGTTTCCGTTAGAAAGTTAGAAGGCGCTGTGACACTAGAAGATCTGTTTCTCCTGTTGGAAAGGCGGAATTTATTAAGTATGTTAAACGTACAACTGCTGATCAAATTGGACCATTTTATTAGAGATTTGGATTACTCAAAACATCTGGCAAAGTATCGCTCATCGTTGGAGGGCAACTATAACTGGATCAAGCGTTTCTATCTTGAAG ATCTCCGCTACCGGGACCGTCGAACACTGCTGGAGAAGGAAATTGAGCAAGCCAAGTTGGGTAacccaattgtagaaaatactACCCTAGAGCCACCAACGGCTAATCCCGATCCAAAATCAGTCCAGCCTCCCATTGATAACATCGAACCAGTATCAGGAAATAGGTTCAATCAGAATCGACACACAATCTTCACACTATTGAGCAAAGAAATTGGCCGTAACTGGAACACTTTCGGGAGGCTTTTGCAGTTAAGTGACAGTCGGCTGGAGGAAATTGAATTCCGCCATCCCAGAAACGTCAAGGCAATTGTCGGTGAAATCTTGGAAACGGCCGAGAAGGAGCAAAGGGAAGATGGTCAGGACATGTTCTTCCGCGTATTACTGCAGGCACTAGTGGACTTTAGGCGTAAAgatctgaaaaataaaatcgaaaAGTTGTTAAGATGA